The following coding sequences lie in one Halomonas sp. 'Soap Lake #6' genomic window:
- a CDS encoding MarR family winged helix-turn-helix transcriptional regulator gives MTMDKADTEGGLKADGEASSVSSARAELDLNQFLPYQLNRLADRISQALEKLYADSYQLNIAQWRVLAWLSHCDDLTAKKVCHYTNMDKARVSRAIQALEDRGLISRTPSQQDQRLHNLQLTEAGQALLTELVPEAQSWEADLVSTLSVGEYRDLLNTMRKLERQLERIG, from the coding sequence ATGACGATGGATAAAGCAGATACTGAGGGGGGCTTGAAAGCGGACGGTGAGGCATCTTCAGTGTCTTCAGCTAGGGCTGAGCTAGACCTCAATCAGTTTTTACCCTACCAGCTAAATCGGCTAGCTGACCGAATCAGCCAAGCGCTAGAGAAGCTTTATGCAGATTCCTATCAGCTCAACATAGCCCAATGGCGCGTGCTCGCTTGGCTTAGCCACTGTGATGATTTAACCGCTAAGAAGGTTTGCCATTACACCAATATGGATAAAGCGCGAGTCTCCCGGGCTATTCAAGCGTTGGAGGATAGGGGGCTGATAAGCCGCACGCCCTCGCAGCAGGATCAGCGGCTACATAACTTACAACTTACGGAGGCAGGTCAGGCACTGCTAACTGAGCTAGTGCCTGAAGCTCAGTCATGGGAGGCCGACCTGGTGTCGACCCTGAGTGTTGGTGAATATCGTGATCTGCTTAATACCATGCGCAAGCTTGAACGGCAGTTGGAGAGGATTGGGTAA
- a CDS encoding MBL fold metallo-hydrolase codes for MSKKFASHADTEEKQISFTKLAEGLYAYTAEGDPNTGIVIGDDSVMVIDTQATPIMAQDVIRRIREVTDLPIKHVVMSHYHAVRVLGASAYDAENIYASQHTYDLIVERGQQDYESEVGRFPRLFKGVDSVPGLTWPNIVFQEQLTVFMGEREVQIIHLGRGHTKGDTIVWLPKEKVMFSGDLVEYGATPYTGDAYHEDWPSTLDRLQAMQPQKLVPGRGDALQTAEQCQEAIQGTRDFLNDMYGSVKAGKAAGKSLSECYAETYALLKPKYGHWVIFDHCVPFDITRCYDEAGGEYPDPRIWTAERDTDMWHSLQDVVENQ; via the coding sequence ATGAGCAAAAAGTTCGCATCCCATGCCGACACTGAAGAGAAGCAGATCAGTTTCACCAAGCTGGCCGAGGGGCTCTATGCTTACACTGCTGAAGGTGACCCCAATACCGGCATTGTGATCGGCGATGACAGTGTGATGGTCATTGACACTCAAGCGACCCCCATCATGGCCCAGGACGTTATTCGCCGTATCCGTGAGGTAACCGACCTACCGATTAAGCATGTAGTGATGTCCCACTACCATGCCGTACGTGTTTTAGGGGCTTCCGCGTACGATGCGGAGAATATCTACGCTAGCCAGCACACCTACGACTTGATTGTTGAACGTGGTCAGCAAGATTATGAATCTGAGGTTGGACGCTTTCCTCGCCTGTTCAAGGGCGTGGACTCTGTCCCAGGACTGACCTGGCCCAACATTGTCTTCCAAGAACAACTGACAGTCTTTATGGGTGAGCGTGAGGTGCAGATCATCCATCTTGGTCGCGGCCACACCAAAGGCGACACCATCGTCTGGTTACCTAAGGAAAAAGTGATGTTTTCCGGTGACCTCGTTGAGTATGGAGCCACCCCTTACACCGGTGACGCCTACCATGAGGACTGGCCTTCCACGCTGGATCGCCTACAGGCCATGCAACCCCAAAAGCTGGTGCCCGGCCGTGGAGATGCTCTGCAAACTGCCGAACAGTGCCAGGAAGCCATCCAGGGTACCCGCGACTTCTTGAATGATATGTATGGAAGCGTTAAAGCGGGTAAGGCGGCAGGCAAATCTCTCTCCGAGTGCTACGCCGAGACCTACGCGCTACTTAAGCCGAAGTATGGCCACTGGGTAATCTTTGACCACTGCGTACCCTTCGACATTACTCGCTGCTACGACGAGGCTGGTGGCGAATATCCGGATCCCCGCATCTGGACGGCAGAGCGCGACACCGACATGTGGCACTCACTGCAAGACGTCGTCGAAAACCAGTAA
- a CDS encoding FAD-dependent oxidoreductase: MPTTYKNPVYPYRRPPELDDKDVRHYPVVIVGAGPSGLAAAIDLALQGVNTIVLDDNNTVSVGSRALCFAKRSLEIVDRLGCVEPMLEKGVTWQHGRVFFQDREVYDFNLLPEDGHRIPAFINLQQYYFEEFLVNRAHDFPEQIDLRWQHKVIEVDTQPDSSAIKVSTQDGDYQLTCDYLLVADGANSRIRDMLGLECKGQVFQDRFLIADVVMKADFPTERWFWFDPPFHPNQSVLLHKEPDNVWRIDFQLGWDADPEEEKKEENIRPRVQAMLGEDVEFELEWASVYTFRCRKMDNFIHNSVIFMGDAAHQVSPFGARGANGALQGVDNLVWKLARVLKQQAPKTLLSTYNTERQHGASENILNSTRATDFITPKSPISQVFRDAALELAEKHAFARSLVNSGRLSMPCRYDTSPLNTPDVDGGPSELRPGSPAKDAPIRLGSEGACERAWLLNQFSDSFVLLLDGRSGGTSAEPLAEALSELLSQYKDLRAVIIGPTSAALGSQPRTTVVEDPEGLVTERYGLTAGAGYLIRPDQHVAARWHAITVRNVGDALDRALGVHLAGTVDTTFQESRHAKA; the protein is encoded by the coding sequence ATGCCAACAACCTATAAAAATCCTGTCTATCCTTACCGTCGTCCGCCTGAACTCGATGATAAAGACGTTCGTCATTATCCGGTGGTGATTGTCGGCGCTGGGCCCAGCGGCCTCGCTGCAGCCATCGATTTGGCTCTGCAAGGTGTTAACACTATTGTCCTGGACGACAACAACACCGTTAGTGTGGGTTCGCGGGCACTGTGCTTTGCTAAACGCTCGCTGGAGATTGTCGATCGCCTGGGTTGCGTAGAGCCAATGCTTGAAAAAGGCGTCACCTGGCAACACGGGCGCGTTTTTTTTCAAGACCGTGAGGTCTACGACTTCAACCTGCTGCCTGAAGATGGCCATCGTATTCCCGCTTTTATTAACTTGCAGCAGTATTACTTTGAAGAGTTTCTGGTCAACCGCGCTCACGACTTTCCAGAGCAAATTGACCTTCGTTGGCAGCATAAAGTTATTGAAGTAGATACTCAGCCTGACAGCTCCGCCATCAAGGTCTCGACTCAGGATGGTGATTACCAGCTGACCTGTGACTACCTCCTTGTTGCGGATGGCGCCAACAGCCGAATCCGCGACATGCTGGGCCTTGAGTGCAAAGGCCAGGTCTTTCAGGACCGCTTCCTGATTGCTGATGTGGTGATGAAGGCAGACTTCCCAACAGAGCGCTGGTTCTGGTTTGATCCCCCCTTCCATCCGAACCAGTCAGTGCTGCTGCACAAAGAGCCGGATAATGTTTGGCGTATCGACTTTCAGCTAGGTTGGGATGCTGACCCAGAAGAAGAGAAGAAAGAGGAGAACATTCGCCCACGCGTTCAGGCAATGCTTGGCGAAGACGTGGAGTTTGAGCTTGAGTGGGCCAGTGTCTACACCTTCCGCTGCCGCAAGATGGATAATTTCATTCATAACAGCGTGATATTTATGGGCGATGCGGCTCATCAGGTCTCCCCCTTTGGCGCCAGAGGGGCCAATGGTGCCCTACAGGGTGTGGATAACTTAGTGTGGAAGCTTGCTCGCGTTCTCAAGCAGCAGGCGCCAAAAACGCTTTTGTCCACCTACAATACTGAGCGCCAGCATGGTGCGTCAGAAAATATCCTTAACTCTACCCGCGCCACTGACTTTATTACCCCGAAGAGCCCTATTAGCCAAGTGTTTCGCGATGCGGCACTAGAGCTGGCTGAGAAGCATGCTTTCGCCCGTAGTCTGGTCAATAGTGGCCGCCTTTCCATGCCGTGCCGCTATGACACCTCACCACTTAATACACCCGATGTTGATGGTGGCCCGAGCGAATTACGCCCCGGCAGCCCTGCCAAAGACGCCCCCATCCGCTTGGGCAGTGAAGGTGCTTGTGAGCGCGCTTGGTTACTCAACCAATTTAGCGACAGTTTTGTGCTGCTACTCGACGGCCGCAGCGGCGGAACCAGTGCCGAGCCTCTTGCAGAGGCGCTAAGTGAGCTATTAAGCCAATACAAGGATTTGCGTGCCGTCATCATTGGCCCAACGTCTGCTGCTCTGGGGTCCCAGCCGCGTACAACCGTCGTGGAAGATCCAGAAGGGCTAGTCACTGAACGTTACGGCCTAACAGCGGGTGCCGGATACCTTATTCGCCCCGATCAGCACGTTGCTGCTCGCTGGCACGCTATCACTGTTCGCAATGTCGGCGACGCGTTAGACCGTGCGCTGGGCGTTCATCTTGCGGGCACCGTTGACACCACCTTCCAGGAAAGCCGCCATGCCAAGGCTTGA
- a CDS encoding DUF2783 domain-containing protein yields the protein MPRLELNPNFTDPDAFYAALTSLHKERSEAESERINARLILLLANHIGDQSVLEEAISHAGSVGDK from the coding sequence ATGCCAAGGCTTGAACTGAATCCGAACTTCACTGATCCAGATGCCTTTTACGCTGCTCTAACGTCGCTACATAAAGAGCGAAGCGAAGCCGAGAGCGAACGCATTAATGCTCGCCTGATCCTGTTACTTGCTAACCACATTGGCGATCAATCGGTTCTTGAAGAAGCAATTTCCCATGCTGGGTCAGTAGGCGATAAGTAA
- the hmgA gene encoding homogentisate 1,2-dioxygenase: MTEQLKYQNGFHNHFSTEALPGALPIGQNSPQKCAYGLYAEQLTGSAFTAPRHQNFRSWLYRIRPSVVQSAYQPLENHNVHTAPLDKPAADPNQMRWDPVSIPNEPTDFIDGLFTIAVNGDAGTQAGTGVHVYTFNKDMTERFFYNADGELLFVPQLGAIRLRTEFGDIEVNNGEIAVIPRGVKFQVRRAQGAEAARGYICENYGSPLELPGLGPIGANGLANPRDFQSPVAAYEDLEGDYRLVAKFSGRFWETKLNHSPLDVVAWHGNYAPYKYNLANFNTINTVSFDHPDPSIFTVLTSPSDTPGMANLDFVIFPPRWMVAQNTFRPPWFHRNLMSEFMGLIHGEYDAKAEGFTPGGASLHNSMSPHGPDAETFEKASNAELKPQYLGDTLAFMFESRYCFHPTPAALEADFRQRDYVDVWSTLRSHFDPSKP, encoded by the coding sequence ATGACTGAACAATTGAAATATCAGAACGGTTTTCATAATCACTTTTCAACCGAAGCACTTCCTGGTGCATTGCCAATTGGGCAAAACTCACCTCAGAAATGCGCTTACGGGTTATACGCAGAGCAACTCACTGGCTCAGCATTTACCGCACCACGCCATCAAAATTTCCGTAGCTGGCTTTACCGCATTCGCCCCTCTGTCGTTCAGAGCGCGTATCAGCCACTAGAGAATCACAACGTACACACCGCTCCATTAGATAAGCCAGCGGCAGACCCCAATCAAATGCGTTGGGATCCTGTTTCAATACCCAATGAACCGACTGATTTTATTGATGGTTTATTTACCATTGCCGTTAATGGGGATGCAGGTACTCAAGCGGGCACGGGCGTGCATGTCTACACCTTTAATAAGGACATGACAGAGCGGTTTTTTTACAACGCCGATGGAGAACTACTCTTCGTTCCTCAACTGGGCGCTATTCGCCTACGTACGGAGTTTGGTGACATTGAGGTCAACAACGGTGAAATTGCGGTCATCCCTCGTGGCGTTAAATTCCAAGTACGTAGAGCTCAAGGTGCCGAGGCTGCACGGGGGTATATATGCGAGAACTACGGGAGTCCTTTAGAACTGCCGGGGCTGGGGCCAATCGGTGCTAATGGATTAGCAAACCCACGTGACTTCCAAAGCCCTGTGGCAGCCTATGAAGACCTAGAAGGCGACTACCGCTTAGTGGCGAAGTTTTCGGGCCGTTTCTGGGAGACAAAATTAAACCACTCGCCGTTAGATGTAGTGGCATGGCACGGTAACTATGCGCCTTATAAATATAATCTCGCCAATTTTAATACCATCAATACGGTTAGCTTTGATCATCCGGATCCGTCGATCTTTACCGTATTGACGTCCCCCTCAGATACACCGGGAATGGCGAATCTTGATTTTGTCATCTTCCCGCCGCGCTGGATGGTCGCCCAAAATACCTTTAGGCCACCTTGGTTCCATCGCAACCTGATGAGCGAGTTTATGGGGCTTATCCATGGTGAGTACGATGCAAAAGCGGAAGGTTTCACGCCTGGTGGCGCCAGTCTACATAATTCAATGTCCCCCCACGGCCCGGATGCAGAGACATTTGAGAAAGCCTCAAACGCTGAGCTGAAGCCCCAGTACCTAGGGGACACACTGGCCTTTATGTTTGAAAGCCGCTACTGCTTCCATCCAACGCCAGCTGCTCTGGAGGCTGACTTCCGCCAACGTGACTATGTGGATGTTTGGTCGACGCTGCGTTCGCACTTCGACCCAAGCAAGCCATAA
- a CDS encoding fumarylacetoacetate hydrolase family protein, which translates to MKLATLKQGRDGELIIVSRDLSRAVSAVDIAPTLQSAIEQWDTVSPKLEERYTQLNSGDVEGAFALDQSALHSPLPRAYQWADGSAYLNHVKLVRQARNAEMPETFWTDPLMYQGGGDCFLAPTEDIEAVSEEHGIDFEGEIAVITDDVPMAVSPEQAAKHIKLIMLVNDVSLRGLIPGELAKGFGFFQAKPASSFSPIAVTPDELGDAWQDGKVHLPLTVHLNGEKFGEPEAGPDMIFSFPQLVAHAAKTRYLGAGAVIGSGTVSNPDPDGGPGKPVVDGGVGYSCLAEVRMVEQILHGTVKTPFMRFGDRVRIEMFDRDGNNIFGTIDQQVVKYQPK; encoded by the coding sequence ATGAAACTTGCAACACTTAAGCAGGGCCGCGACGGAGAACTTATCATTGTTTCCCGTGATCTTAGCCGTGCAGTAAGCGCTGTTGATATCGCGCCCACACTTCAGAGTGCCATCGAGCAGTGGGATACCGTGAGCCCTAAGCTGGAAGAGCGCTATACGCAACTGAATAGCGGTGATGTGGAAGGCGCTTTTGCACTGGATCAGAGTGCATTGCACTCCCCGTTACCACGCGCCTATCAGTGGGCTGACGGCTCCGCCTACCTTAACCATGTCAAACTGGTTCGTCAGGCACGCAATGCCGAGATGCCCGAAACGTTCTGGACCGACCCGCTTATGTATCAGGGCGGTGGCGACTGTTTCCTGGCACCTACCGAAGATATCGAGGCGGTGAGTGAAGAGCATGGCATCGACTTTGAAGGCGAAATCGCCGTAATCACCGATGACGTGCCAATGGCAGTGTCACCAGAACAAGCCGCTAAGCATATTAAACTCATAATGCTGGTCAACGATGTCAGCCTGCGCGGCCTTATTCCCGGCGAACTCGCTAAGGGCTTCGGCTTTTTCCAAGCCAAACCCGCCTCTTCTTTCTCTCCCATAGCGGTCACCCCAGATGAGCTGGGCGATGCCTGGCAGGATGGCAAGGTTCATCTGCCGCTGACCGTGCACCTAAATGGCGAGAAGTTTGGCGAGCCAGAAGCTGGCCCAGATATGATTTTCAGTTTTCCACAATTGGTAGCCCATGCGGCTAAGACGCGCTATCTCGGCGCGGGCGCTGTTATTGGCTCAGGCACTGTCTCCAACCCAGACCCCGATGGTGGCCCTGGGAAGCCTGTCGTTGATGGCGGCGTAGGCTATAGTTGTTTGGCTGAAGTGCGGATGGTGGAACAGATCCTTCACGGCACAGTAAAAACCCCCTTTATGCGCTTTGGTGACCGGGTACGTATCGAAATGTTTGACCGCGATGGCAACAACATTTTTGGTACGATCGACCAGCAAGTAGTGAAGTACCAGCCTAAATAA
- the maiA gene encoding maleylacetoacetate isomerase, with the protein MTTLYGYFRSSAVYRVRIALNLKGLDYDQVPVNLVKGEQLSGDYLARNPQGLVPSLVLDDSSVISQSLAICEYLDEVHPTPALLPVAALARVRVRALAQSVACDIHPLNNLRVLKYLVGELGIEKEAKLAWYCHWIAEGFQALEATLAADPTTGDFCHGDTPTLADICLVPQAYNAERFECDLSAYPTIQRIVANCRALPAFEKAAPEAQPDAS; encoded by the coding sequence ATGACGACGCTTTATGGCTATTTCCGCTCGTCGGCAGTTTATCGGGTACGTATCGCTTTAAACCTCAAGGGCCTGGACTACGACCAGGTTCCGGTTAATCTGGTGAAAGGCGAGCAGCTCAGCGGCGATTATCTAGCACGCAACCCTCAAGGGTTGGTGCCCAGTCTGGTGCTGGATGACAGCTCAGTGATTAGCCAGTCGCTGGCGATCTGTGAGTATCTTGATGAGGTCCACCCCACACCCGCGCTGCTACCGGTGGCTGCGTTGGCCCGCGTTCGGGTTCGCGCCCTTGCACAGTCAGTGGCTTGTGATATTCACCCACTCAACAACCTGAGGGTACTCAAGTATCTCGTCGGTGAGCTGGGGATAGAGAAGGAGGCCAAGCTCGCCTGGTACTGCCACTGGATTGCTGAGGGTTTTCAGGCCTTAGAAGCGACGCTTGCTGCTGACCCTACCACCGGCGACTTTTGCCATGGCGATACACCAACGCTTGCGGATATATGCCTAGTCCCCCAGGCATACAACGCGGAGCGTTTTGAGTGCGATTTGTCAGCGTATCCAACGATTCAGCGTATCGTTGCCAATTGCCGGGCGCTGCCAGCCTTCGAAAAAGCAGCACCGGAAGCACAGCCCGACGCCAGCTAA
- a CDS encoding indolepyruvate ferredoxin oxidoreductase family protein: MTIPSIAEQAGSITQPLDIALDDYQLADRYNRSEGRVFLTGTQALVRIALRQAELDRRNGRHTAGLISGYRGSPLGGVDQEIWRAKAAMEEHHIDFVPAINEDLAATMMLGCQQVETDPEKQVDGVFGMWYGKGPGVDRAGDALKHGNAYGSSPTGGVLVVAGDDHGCVSSSMPHQSDVAFMAWFMPVVSPASLAEYERFGLWGYALSRFSGCWVGFKAVSETVESGASVEVPPLPEYVTPDFDMPEGGLHYRWPDLPGPQLETRLEHKLAAVQAFASANPIDQYLFRQEQATFGLVTTGKAHLDLLESLRLLGLDEAKLRDLGIEIYKVGMVWPLHRHGILEFIHGKREVLVIEEKRGIIESQLKEYMSEPDHPGEVIVTGKQDETGKPLIPFVGELGPRLLAGFVAERLARFFEIDFSDKLAAVDACQAGVKELGGVRRMPYFCSGCPHNSSTKVPEGSKALAGIGCHFMASWMGRSTESLIQMGGEGVNWVGKSRFTGNGHIFQNLGEGTWFHSGSMAVRQAVAANVNITYKILFNDAVAMTGGQPVDGQINVPMIARQSLDEGVRRVMVVSDEPDKYRGHKKAFPKEVTFHGREEMDTLQRELREIPGCTVLIYDQVCAAEKRRRRKRGLMEDPARRVFINHHVCEGCGDCSVQSNCLSVVPRETELGRKRKIDQSSCNKDMSCVSGFCPSFVTVEGGGLRKGQGVAADSAFWEHVAHLPSPVLTTLTAPYNLLVGGVGGTGVVTVGQLITMAAHLEGKGSSVLDFMGFAQKGGAVLSYVRLASQPSELNQVRIEAGQADALIACDMVVASSQKALNVLQPTTRIVANLAELATADYVLYRDADMQPSKRLNMLREAVGDARFASLDATRLAEQLLGDTVFSNMMMLGFAWQQGLVPLSEPALQRALELNGVAVEKNRQAFAWGRLAAVEPDYLQQHLDTMPLPTNATLGEVVARNSRHLERYQNRAWAERYAMQVAKVREAEATLKCGEALSEAVAHQLYRLMAYKDEYEVARLYTQSDFLDEIKATFSGDYKLAFHLAPPLLSGRKDAQGRPVKRRFGPWVLKAMGALAKMRSLRNTALDPFRFSADRKLDRALLADYEQLIDELVVRLDGTNHATALALSKLPEEIRGFGPVREAAAEKAAKRREKLLMEFRQGRPKTIAVEAA, translated from the coding sequence ATGACAATCCCCTCAATTGCTGAGCAGGCGGGGTCAATTACCCAGCCTCTCGATATTGCACTCGATGATTATCAACTGGCCGACCGCTATAACCGTAGTGAAGGTCGTGTCTTTCTAACTGGCACCCAGGCATTGGTTCGTATCGCCTTACGACAGGCCGAACTTGACCGCCGCAATGGTCGGCATACAGCGGGACTAATTAGTGGCTATCGTGGTTCGCCCCTGGGCGGTGTAGACCAAGAGATTTGGCGGGCGAAAGCCGCCATGGAAGAGCATCACATCGATTTTGTACCGGCCATCAACGAAGACCTTGCCGCCACCATGATGCTGGGTTGTCAGCAAGTCGAGACAGACCCCGAGAAGCAAGTAGATGGCGTGTTTGGCATGTGGTACGGCAAGGGACCCGGCGTGGACCGCGCGGGCGATGCCTTAAAACACGGTAATGCTTACGGTAGCTCTCCTACCGGCGGTGTGCTGGTGGTTGCTGGTGATGACCATGGCTGCGTGTCGTCCTCTATGCCGCATCAATCTGATGTCGCTTTTATGGCGTGGTTCATGCCAGTGGTGAGTCCTGCTTCACTGGCAGAGTATGAACGCTTTGGACTGTGGGGCTATGCCTTGTCACGCTTCTCTGGTTGCTGGGTGGGTTTCAAAGCCGTTTCTGAAACCGTGGAGAGCGGTGCTTCTGTTGAAGTGCCTCCCTTGCCAGAGTATGTAACGCCCGATTTCGATATGCCTGAAGGCGGCCTTCACTACCGCTGGCCCGATTTGCCGGGGCCACAACTGGAGACCCGCCTTGAACATAAGCTTGCCGCTGTGCAGGCGTTTGCCTCTGCCAACCCTATTGATCAGTACCTATTCCGCCAAGAGCAGGCGACCTTTGGCTTGGTTACCACCGGTAAAGCTCACCTGGACTTGCTCGAATCGCTCCGTTTATTGGGGCTGGATGAAGCCAAGCTGCGTGATTTAGGGATTGAGATATACAAGGTCGGGATGGTGTGGCCCCTGCACCGGCACGGCATTCTTGAATTTATTCATGGCAAGCGCGAGGTGCTGGTCATTGAAGAGAAGCGCGGCATTATTGAAAGCCAGCTTAAAGAGTACATGTCGGAGCCAGATCACCCTGGTGAGGTAATTGTTACCGGCAAGCAGGATGAAACCGGCAAACCTCTAATCCCCTTCGTTGGTGAGCTTGGCCCACGTCTCCTGGCGGGCTTTGTGGCAGAGCGCCTGGCGCGCTTTTTCGAGATTGATTTTAGCGACAAGCTGGCAGCCGTTGATGCTTGCCAGGCAGGGGTTAAAGAGCTCGGCGGTGTACGCCGCATGCCTTATTTCTGTTCTGGTTGCCCACACAACAGCTCGACCAAGGTGCCTGAAGGCAGCAAAGCCCTGGCAGGGATCGGCTGCCACTTTATGGCCTCGTGGATGGGCCGTAGCACCGAGTCATTGATTCAAATGGGTGGCGAAGGTGTTAACTGGGTGGGTAAGAGCCGTTTTACCGGCAATGGACATATTTTCCAGAATCTGGGCGAAGGTACCTGGTTTCACTCAGGCTCCATGGCGGTGCGTCAGGCTGTGGCTGCCAACGTCAATATTACCTATAAAATCCTGTTTAACGACGCTGTCGCTATGACGGGCGGTCAGCCGGTGGACGGGCAAATCAACGTTCCCATGATTGCCCGGCAATCACTAGATGAAGGTGTTCGCCGGGTGATGGTGGTCAGCGATGAGCCGGATAAGTATCGGGGGCATAAAAAGGCGTTCCCTAAAGAGGTCACCTTTCACGGGCGCGAAGAGATGGATACGCTGCAACGTGAACTGCGCGAGATCCCCGGTTGCACCGTGTTGATTTATGACCAGGTGTGCGCGGCTGAGAAACGTCGCCGTCGTAAGCGTGGTCTGATGGAAGATCCCGCCCGCCGGGTGTTTATCAATCATCATGTTTGCGAAGGTTGTGGTGATTGCTCGGTGCAGTCCAACTGTTTATCGGTGGTACCACGCGAGACCGAGTTAGGCCGTAAGCGCAAAATCGATCAGTCCTCCTGTAACAAGGATATGTCCTGCGTCAGTGGTTTTTGCCCCAGCTTTGTCACCGTCGAAGGTGGTGGGTTGCGTAAAGGCCAAGGCGTCGCAGCAGATAGCGCCTTTTGGGAACATGTAGCACATTTGCCTAGCCCCGTCCTTACGACACTGACTGCTCCTTATAACTTACTGGTAGGGGGTGTTGGCGGTACTGGGGTGGTGACGGTGGGGCAACTGATCACCATGGCGGCGCATTTGGAGGGCAAGGGTTCCAGTGTGCTCGACTTTATGGGGTTTGCCCAAAAAGGTGGGGCGGTACTTAGCTATGTGCGCTTGGCATCACAGCCCAGCGAACTTAATCAGGTACGTATCGAGGCGGGGCAGGCCGATGCCTTGATCGCTTGTGACATGGTGGTGGCCAGCTCCCAGAAAGCGCTGAATGTGTTGCAGCCGACCACGCGTATTGTTGCCAATCTGGCGGAGCTCGCCACAGCGGATTATGTGCTTTACCGCGATGCGGATATGCAGCCCAGCAAACGCCTCAATATGCTGCGTGAGGCGGTGGGAGATGCGCGCTTTGCCTCTCTGGACGCTACTCGCCTGGCTGAGCAGTTGCTAGGCGATACGGTATTTTCCAATATGATGATGCTAGGGTTTGCCTGGCAGCAAGGGTTGGTGCCGCTCTCTGAACCTGCGCTGCAACGTGCTTTGGAACTCAATGGTGTGGCCGTGGAAAAAAACCGCCAGGCATTTGCCTGGGGGCGCTTGGCAGCGGTGGAGCCCGACTACCTCCAGCAACACCTGGATACGATGCCACTGCCCACGAATGCCACGCTGGGCGAAGTGGTAGCGCGTAATAGCCGCCACCTGGAACGCTATCAGAATCGCGCTTGGGCGGAACGTTATGCCATGCAGGTGGCTAAAGTACGTGAAGCAGAGGCCACTCTAAAGTGTGGTGAAGCATTGAGTGAAGCCGTCGCTCATCAGCTCTATCGCTTGATGGCATATAAAGATGAGTATGAAGTGGCGCGACTTTACACCCAAAGCGATTTTCTTGATGAGATCAAAGCGACGTTTTCCGGTGATTATAAGCTAGCCTTCCACTTGGCGCCGCCGCTGCTGAGTGGTCGGAAGGATGCGCAAGGGCGTCCTGTGAAGCGCCGCTTTGGGCCCTGGGTGTTGAAGGCGATGGGGGCGCTGGCAAAGATGCGTAGCTTACGCAACACGGCCCTGGACCCTTTCCGCTTCAGCGCCGACCGCAAGCTGGATCGCGCCCTACTGGCTGACTACGAGCAACTGATCGATGAGTTAGTCGTTCGTCTTGATGGCACCAATCATGCCACTGCACTGGCACTGTCCAAGTTGCCGGAAGAGATTCGTGGTTTTGGGCCGGTTCGCGAGGCTGCTGCGGAGAAAGCCGCTAAACGCCGCGAGAAATTGCTAATGGAGTTCCGCCAAGGCCGACCCAAGACCATTGCTGTCGAAGCCGCTTGA
- a CDS encoding Lrp/AsnC family transcriptional regulator, whose protein sequence is MKEATKEITLDKYDQHILTLLQQQGRITNNELAEQIGLSPAACWRRVKALEESGVIRRFAALVEPSLVGQPLAALVMVTLVRHHIDNTAEFEQRIRQYPEVLQCYATTGNADFVLRVVIEDMAAYDKFLNEKLFTLNGISQVSSNFVLRSIKEETAIPIR, encoded by the coding sequence ATGAAAGAAGCGACCAAAGAAATCACCTTGGACAAGTATGATCAACACATCCTTACCCTGCTTCAGCAGCAGGGGCGTATTACCAATAATGAGCTTGCTGAGCAGATTGGCCTGTCCCCAGCCGCCTGCTGGCGACGCGTAAAAGCCTTGGAGGAGAGCGGCGTTATTCGACGCTTCGCTGCGTTGGTGGAACCCAGCCTGGTCGGTCAGCCGTTAGCGGCATTGGTCATGGTGACGCTAGTTCGCCACCACATCGACAATACGGCCGAATTTGAACAACGTATCCGGCAATACCCAGAAGTACTGCAGTGCTATGCCACTACGGGCAACGCCGATTTTGTGCTGCGGGTCGTCATCGAAGATATGGCAGCGTATGACAAGTTTCTTAACGAGAAACTCTTCACCCTGAACGGTATTTCCCAGGTCAGCTCCAATTTCGTGCTGCGTAGCATCAAAGAAGAGACCGCTATACCGATTCGCTGA